A segment of the Agrobacterium tumefaciens genome:
GGCTCCGACAATCGGCGAGAGCACGATAACGCCCACCCAGCCGAGCGCCGAGCGAACCTCTTCCTTGGTCATGGTGGCATGCACGGCCGCCACGGTCCCCATCAGAACCGAAAGAACAGCGAGAATATGCGGCCAGTAAGCGACAATCAAATCGAGCATGATCGAACTATAGTGCAGTTCGCCGATCCCGCAATGCAAGCGTGCATGACAGGCGAAACTGGCGCTGGACTTTCATTGCCATGCTATTACGGGATAAACCCTTGCGGGATTAGCGGTGGAAACTGGAGAGGCGATATGTCATGAGAGCGCATCTTGATCTTCGGGCAACGCGGCCGAAAGCAGTCGCGCATGCCAGCAGCGTTTGAAAGCAAGGCCGTGATGCAGGAAAATACCCAGGGCGCTGTCATCGTTATTTCCAGCCATGTGATGCGCGGATCGGTCGGCAACCGTGCCGCCGTCTTCGCTCTGGAAACGCTGGGCTTTCCGGTCTGGGCTGTCCCGACCATTGTCATGCCCTGGCATCCCGGCCACGGCCCCTCCACCCGGATGAGATTTCAGGACGATGATTTCGACAAGGCCATGACCGACCTCGAAAACGCGAAGTGGGTTGGCGAGGTCAAGGCCGTCCTGACCGGCTACTTCGGAAGTGCATCACAGGTCCGTTCCGTTGCCCGCATGATCCGCAACCTCAAGGAAAAGAACCCCGCACTGGTCTATGCCTGCGATCCGGTGATGGGCGATAAGGGCGGCCTCTATATTCCCGAGGAGACGGCCGCGGCCATCCGCGACGAACTCATCCCATTGGCAACACTCGCAACCCCCAATCGGTACGAACTCGCCTGGATGAGCGGCGCAGAACTCGAGACCAACAACGCGATCATGGATGCGGCACTGGCACTCGGTCCGTCGAAGATGCTCGTGACCTCGGCTGTGCCGATGATGGCTGGCGGCACCGGCAATCTCTACCTCAGCGGCAAACACGCACTCCTGGCCGAACACCGTGCCATCGAGGATGCGCCCAACGGCCTGGGCGATCTGATATCGGCCCTTTTCCTTGCCCGGCTATTGGAAGGCATGGATGATGAAAAGGCGCTGCAACTGGCCACAGCGAGCGTGTTTGAAGTCCTCGCCAGAACCAAAAAACGCGACATGAACGAATTGACGCTTGAAACCGATTCCGCCAGCCTTTCCACGCCAATGGCCATGGTACAAACGCGTCATCTCTTGCATCCTTCACGCAGCAGGCGCAAATAGCGCCCGGAGGATGGTCTTCAACGCACCGGGCTCGTCTCGCGATCCGGTCCAGCATAACGGTACTGCGATATCATGAAAGATTTTCCAGAAAACCTTCTGAACGGTTACAAGAACTTCATGGCCGGTCGCTACGCCGACGAGCGCGAACGATATCGCGTTCTGGCGGAAACCGGCCAGAAGCCGCAAACCCTGTTCATTGCCTGTTGCGACTCCCGTTCTGCACCGGAAACGATTTTCGATTGCGGACCGGGCGAGCTTTTCGTGGTCAGAAACGTCGCCAACATGGTGCCGCCCTTCGAGCCGGATGGTCAGTATCACGCGACGTCTGCGGCAATCGAATATGCCGTGCAGGTGCTGAAGGTGAAGGACATCGTGGTCATGGGCCATGGCCGCTGCGGTGGCATTCAGGCAGCCCTCGACCCCAATCTGGAACCGTTGTCGCCCGGCGACTTCATCGGCAAATGGATGAATCTGGTCAAATCGGCCGCCGAACAGATCCAGAGCAACGACGTCATGACACCTTCCGAGCGGCAAACGGCACTGGAGCGCGTCTCCATCCGCAATTCCATCGCCAACCTTCGCGCGTTCCCGTTTGTGAAAGCGCAGGAAACAGCCGGCAAGGTCAAGCTGCACGGCGCCTGGTTCGACATTTCGACCGGCGAATTGTGGGTGATGGATAACAAAACGGGCGACTTTCGCCGCCCGGAACTTTGATTGAAAAGAGGTTGACGGCCGGGATTACTGGCCGTCGATCGCCTTGCCGATGAAGGCAATTGCCTGCTGGTAAACACTGGCAGCGTTCCAGCCCTGAATGGCGGCGAAGTTCGTCTGGCCCTGCTGGTAACCCGCACCGCGCTGCCAGCCGTGACCGACCAGGAAGTTTGCCGTCGACGCCAATGCATCGGCGCGCGAGCCAACCAGATCGACGCGGCCGTCGCGGTCGAAATCCACACCGTAGCGTACGACGTTGAGCGGCAGGAACTGCGTCTGGCCGATCTCGCCGTGAGCTGCGCCCTTGGCGTTGACATTCAGGGAGCCGTTCCCCACCAGCTTGAGGGCAGCATAGAGCTGCTCGGTGAAATAGTCAGAACGACGGCAGTCGTAGGAGAGCGTCGCAACGGCAGACAGCGTGTGCTGGTTGCCCATGAAGCCGCCAAAACCGGTTTCCATGCCCCAGATTGCCAGGAGAGGACCTGCAGGAACGCCGTAGGCTTTTTCGATCGATGCGAACAATGCAGCATTGTTCTTCTTCATCGTCTTGCCGCGCGAAATGATCGCCTGGCCACCACGCTTCTGCATGAACTGGTCGAAAGACAGTTTGAAGCTGTGCTGTCCGCGGTCAGCGCGAATGGTCGCCTGATTGTAGGAAACGCCGGCAAAGGCACGGTCGAGCACGGAGGCGCTGACGCCACGGCCCACCGCTTCCTGCTTGAACGCGCCAACCCATGCGCCGAATCCGGCCGAGGTGTTACCACACTGCGCAGCCAGAACCGGCGTCGCGACCAAAACCGAAACCATGGCCGTACCGGCCAGGATTGCCTTCATAACCCGCATCAAAATCTGCCTTCGATATCCTTTTGGGAAACAGTCCCAAGAAAAAAAGTCTCTGTTATCGAGAACTGTGGCATCAAATTGCCTTTCGGCGAATGAGCCTGCAAATAAACTGGCCGTGATGACCCAAATTTGAGAAAACCCGCCCGTCCTCCACACAGAACAAGCGGGTTATACTTAACAAACCTTACAAAATGGTATCAGGCAGCCGCCTTGCGGGGCTTGATGAGACCACGGTTTACCAGCAGCTCGGCGATCTGGATGGCATTGAGAGCTGCACCCTTGCGCAGGTTGTCGGAAACAACCCACAGGTTCAGGCCATTCTCGACCGTCGCGTCTTCGCGGATACGCGAGATGTAGGTCGCATCTTCACCAGCGGATTCGACCGGAGTGATGTAACCACCGTTTTCGCGCTTGTCGATGACAAGGCAACCAGGTGCTTCGCGCAGGATATCACGCGCCTGATCGGCAGTGATCTCGTTTTCGAACTCGATGTTGACCGATTCAGAATGGCCGATGAAGACAGGTACGCGCACGGCCGTG
Coding sequences within it:
- a CDS encoding carbonic anhydrase encodes the protein MKDFPENLLNGYKNFMAGRYADERERYRVLAETGQKPQTLFIACCDSRSAPETIFDCGPGELFVVRNVANMVPPFEPDGQYHATSAAIEYAVQVLKVKDIVVMGHGRCGGIQAALDPNLEPLSPGDFIGKWMNLVKSAAEQIQSNDVMTPSERQTALERVSIRNSIANLRAFPFVKAQETAGKVKLHGAWFDISTGELWVMDNKTGDFRRPEL
- a CDS encoding lytic transglycosylase, with the protein product MRVMKAILAGTAMVSVLVATPVLAAQCGNTSAGFGAWVGAFKQEAVGRGVSASVLDRAFAGVSYNQATIRADRGQHSFKLSFDQFMQKRGGQAIISRGKTMKKNNAALFASIEKAYGVPAGPLLAIWGMETGFGGFMGNQHTLSAVATLSYDCRRSDYFTEQLYAALKLVGNGSLNVNAKGAAHGEIGQTQFLPLNVVRYGVDFDRDGRVDLVGSRADALASTANFLVGHGWQRGAGYQQGQTNFAAIQGWNAASVYQQAIAFIGKAIDGQ
- the pdxY gene encoding pyridoxal kinase PdxY; its protein translation is MQENTQGAVIVISSHVMRGSVGNRAAVFALETLGFPVWAVPTIVMPWHPGHGPSTRMRFQDDDFDKAMTDLENAKWVGEVKAVLTGYFGSASQVRSVARMIRNLKEKNPALVYACDPVMGDKGGLYIPEETAAAIRDELIPLATLATPNRYELAWMSGAELETNNAIMDAALALGPSKMLVTSAVPMMAGGTGNLYLSGKHALLAEHRAIEDAPNGLGDLISALFLARLLEGMDDEKALQLATASVFEVLARTKKRDMNELTLETDSASLSTPMAMVQTRHLLHPSRSRRK